A single window of Lynx canadensis isolate LIC74 chromosome C2, mLynCan4.pri.v2, whole genome shotgun sequence DNA harbors:
- the KLHL40 gene encoding kelch-like protein 40: MALGLEQAEEQRLYQQTLLQDGLKDMLDHGKFLDCVVRVGEREFPCHRLVLAACSPYFRARFLAEPEQAGELRLEEVSPDVVAQVLHYLYTSEIALDEASVQDLFAAAHRFQIPSIFTICVSFLQKRLCLANCLAVFRLGLLLDCARLAVAARDFICARFSLVARDADFLGLSADELIAIISSDGLNVEKEEAVFEAVMRWAGSGDAKAQAERQRALPTVFESIRCRLLPRAFLESRVENHPLVRAQPELLRKVQMVKDAHEGRLTVLRKKKKDKGKEAAGSKAADKGTGEAKAQEEQVEEDERIIPGILNDTLRFGMFLQDLIFMISEEGAVAYDPAANECYCASLSTQIPKNHVSLVTKENQVFVAGGLFYNEDNKEDPMSAYFLQFDHLDSEWLGMPPLPSPRCLFGLGEALNSIYVVGGRELKDGERSLDSVMCYDRLSFKWGESDPLPYAVYGHAVLSHMDLVYVIGGKGSDRKCLKKMCVYDPKKFEWKELAPMQTARSLFGATVHDGRIFVAAGVTDTGLTSSAEVYSIADNKWAPFEAFPQERSSLSLVSLAGTLYAIGGFATLETESGELVPTELNDIWRYNEDEKKWEGVLREIAYAAGATFLPVRLNVLRLTKM, encoded by the exons ATGGCGCTGGGCTTGGAGCAGGCGGAGGAGCAGCGGCTGTACCAGCAGACGCTGCTGCAGGACGGGCTCAAGGACATGCTGGACCACGGCAAGTTCCTCGACTGTGTGGTGCGGGTAGGGGAGCGCGAGTTCCCGTGCCACCGCCTGGTGCTGGCCGCCTGCAGCCCCTACTTCCGGGCGCGCTTCCTGGCCGAGCCCGAGCAGGCCGGCGAGCTGCGCCTGGAGGAGGTGTCCCCGGACGTGGTGGCCCAGGTGTTGCACTACCTGTACACGTCGGAGATCGCGCTGGACGAGGCTAGCGTGCAGGACTTGTTCGCAGCAGCGCACCGCTTCCAGATCCCGTCCATCTTCACCATCTGCGTGTCTTTCCTACAGAAGCGCCTGTGCCTCGCCAACTGCCTGGCCGTCTTCCGCCTCGGCCTCCTCCTCGACTGCGCGCGCCTGGCCGTGGCCGCCCGCGACTTCATCTGCGCGCGCTTCTCACTCGTGGCGCGCGACGCCGACTTCCTCGGGCTCTCGGCCGACGAGCTCATCGCCATCATCTCCAGCGATGGCCTCAacgtggagaaggaggaggcggTGTTCGAGGCGGTGATGCGGTGGGCGGGCAGCGGCGACGCCAAGGCGCAGGCGGAGCGCCAGCGTGCGCTGCCCACCGTCTTCGAGAGCATACGCTGCCGCCTGCTGCCGCGCGCCTTCCTGGAGAGCCGCGTGGAGAACCACCCTCTTGTGCGTGCCCAGCCCGAGTTGCTGCGCAAGGTGCAGATGGTGAAGGATGCACACGAGGGCCGCCTCACTGTGCTGCGCAAGAAGAAGAAGGacaaggggaaggaggcagccgGGTCCAAGGCTGCTGACAAGGGCACAGGCGAAGCCAAGGCACAGGAGGAGCAGGTGGAGGAGGACGAACGTATCATACCCGGGATCCTCAATGACACTCTGCGCTTTGGCATGTTCCTGCAGGACCTCATCTTCATGATCAGCGAGGAGGGAGCCGTGGCCTATGATCCAGCAGCCAACGAGTGTTACTGTGCTTCCCTCTCCACCCAGATCCCTAAGAACCATGTCAGCCTCGTGACCAAGGAGAACCAGGTCTTTGTGGCTGGGGGCCTCTTCTACAACGAGGACAACAAAGAGGACCCCATGAGTGCTTACTTCTTGCAG TTTGACCACCTGGATTCCGAGTGGCTGGGAATGCCACCGCTGCCCTCGCCGCGCTGCCTCTTCGGCCTGGGAGAGGCTCTCAACTCCATCTACGTGGTCGGCGGCAGGGAGCTCAAGGACGGCGAGCGCAGCCTAGACTCGGTCATGTGCTACGACCGGCT GTCGTTCAAATGGGGCGAATCGGACCCGCTGCCCTACGCTGTGTACGGCCACGCGGTGCTCTCCCACATGGACCTGGTCTACGTCATTGGCGGCAAGGGCAGTGACAG GAAGTGCCTGAAGAAGATGTGTGTCTATGACCCTAAGAAGTTCGAGTGGAAGGAGCTGGCACCCATGCAGACCGCCCGCTCCCTCTTCGGGGCCACCGTCCACGACGGCCGCATTTTTGTGGCCGCTGGGGTCACAGACACGGGGCTGACCAGTTCAGCGGAAGTATACAGCATCGCGGACAACAA gTGGGCACCCTTTGAAGCCTTCCCACAGGAACGCAGCTCACTCAGCCTGGTCAGCCTGGCGGGCACCCTTTATGCCATCGGTGGCTTTGCCACACTGGAGACCGAGTCTGGAGAGCTGGTCCCTACAGAGCTCAATGACATCTGGAG ataTAATGAGGATGAGAAGAAGTGGGAGGGTGTCCTGCGGGAGATTGCCTACGCAGCCGGTGCCACCTTCCTACCTGTGCGGCTCAACGTGCTGCGCCTGACCAAGATGTGA